In the genome of Candidatus Hydrogenedentota bacterium, one region contains:
- a CDS encoding class I SAM-dependent methyltransferase, protein MSEKQWYELLFEDYGRTYDKEPYTQGTQGECDFIEKELRFDKSLKLLDVGCGTGRHAIELAKRGYQVTGIDLSESQLARAREKATEQQVSVEFLRHDARDLPFHAEFDAAIMLCEGGFSLMETDEMNFEILKSVTRALKDRATFLFTALNGLFPLCHSMEAFYAEAKLEGTSACRKNRFDLMTFRDFNIAEFVDDSGNKKTLSCNQRYYVPSEITWLLKTLGYARIEIFGAKLGAFSRDHSLTPENFEMLVVGHRQ, encoded by the coding sequence ATGAGCGAAAAGCAGTGGTATGAGCTCTTATTTGAAGACTACGGGCGAACGTACGACAAGGAACCCTATACGCAAGGCACGCAGGGAGAGTGCGATTTCATCGAGAAGGAACTTCGGTTTGACAAGTCGCTGAAGCTTCTCGATGTCGGCTGCGGGACCGGAAGGCACGCGATTGAACTCGCTAAACGCGGCTATCAGGTGACGGGAATCGATCTGTCCGAATCGCAGCTTGCGAGAGCGCGTGAAAAGGCCACCGAACAACAGGTGAGCGTCGAGTTCTTGCGGCACGATGCACGGGACTTGCCCTTTCACGCTGAATTTGATGCGGCCATCATGCTTTGCGAAGGTGGATTCTCGTTGATGGAAACGGACGAGATGAACTTCGAGATACTGAAGAGCGTGACACGCGCCCTGAAAGACAGGGCGACGTTCCTGTTCACCGCGCTCAACGGCCTGTTCCCGTTGTGCCACAGTATGGAGGCATTTTATGCCGAAGCGAAACTGGAGGGCACTAGCGCCTGCAGGAAGAACCGCTTTGACCTGATGACATTTCGCGATTTCAATATCGCGGAATTCGTGGACGATTCCGGCAACAAGAAAACCCTCTCCTGCAACCAGCGCTACTACGTGCCGAGTGAGATCACCTGGCTGCTGAAGACGCTCGGCTACGCCCGCATCGAAATCTTCGGCGCCAAACTGGGCGCCTTCTCCAGAGACCATTCTCTGACCCCGGAGAATTTCGAGATGCTCGTCGTCGGACACAGGCAGTGA